The following coding sequences lie in one Lolium perenne isolate Kyuss_39 chromosome 2, Kyuss_2.0, whole genome shotgun sequence genomic window:
- the LOC127330733 gene encoding nuclear poly(A) polymerase 2-like, translating to MDIINQPISLVGPTPADLQSTLQLEKLLRDAGQYESSNELAAREHVVRELQGVLDRWVKRLTAQRGYPDGMVDQATALLLPFGSYRLGVHGRGSDIDALVVGPSYIDRDHDFFDVLGGVLAETEAVTELQAVPRAYVPVIKMKFRGVPVDLLYASVCLPVVPKDLDLRDRSVLRGMDLATVRSLNGVRVADEIMRLVPDAGAFRTTLRCVKHWAKARGVYSNVMGFVGGVGWAILVARVCQLYPNAAPSMLLPRFFKIFSQWKWPNPVLLGGIEHDDDGQLALRLPVWDPRRNPRDRTHLMPVITPAYPCMNSCYNVSHATLRIITEQLEIGRVTSQEVAESGGARGWEALFQPFHFFKAYKSYLQVDVKVAGGGEADLREWKGWVESRLRQLVIRVEMATAGMLLCHPNPQAYAAKPDDRHCTATFFVGLSKQQQKQTQVQFDLRATTDEFKQEVYMYEFWRPGMELEVKHARRKDLPSYVMDHILLPAAGQLKRKRAQDDPSPSSSSASGHSESSSSSRDVKRAAAADRTGASPESKRQSCPASILPSASEDREMSDNR from the coding sequence ATGGACATCATCAACCAGCCCATCTCTCTGGTCGGCCCGACGCCGGCCGACCTGCAGAGCACCTTGCAGTTGGAGAAACTTCTTCGCGACGCCGGGCAGTACGAGAGCTCCAACGAGTTGGCGGCCCGCGAGCACGTTGTGCGCGAACTCCAGGGCGTCCTAGATCGCTGGGTGAAGCGCCTCACCGCTCAGCGAGGGTACCCGGACGGCATGGTCGACCAGGCCACCGCCTTGCTCCTCCCCTTCGGCTCCTACCGCCTCGGCGTCCACGGCCGCGGCTCCGACATCGACGCCCTCGTCGTCGGTCCCTCCTACATCGACCGCGACCACGACTTCTTCGACGTTCTGGGCGGCGTGCTCGCCGAGACGGAGGCGGTGACGGAGCTGCAGGCCGTGCCCCGCGCGTACGTGCCGGTGATCAAGATGAAGTTCCGCGGCGTCCCCGTGGACCTCCTCTACGCCAGCGTCTGCCTCCCTGTAGTGCCCAAAGATCTTGACCTGCGCGATCGCTCCGTGCTCCGCGGCATGGACCTTGCCACCGTCCGCAGCCTCAATGGCGTGCGCGTGGCCGACGAGATCATGCGGCTCGTCCCGGACGCCGGCGCCTTCCGCACGACGCTGCGCTGCGTCAAGCACTGGGCCAAGGCGCGGGGCGTCTACTCCaatgtgatgggattcgtaggcGGCGTCGGATGGGCAATCCTGGTGGCGCGCGTGTGCCAGCTATACCCCAACGCCGCGCCCAGCATGCTCCTGCCCCGCTTCTTCAAGATCTTCTCGCAGTGGAAGTGGCCCAACCCGGTGCTGTTGGGGGGCATCGAGCACGACGACGATGGCCAGCTCGCGCTCCGGCTGCCAGTCTGGGATCCGAGGAGGAACCCACGCGACAGGACCCACCTCATGCCCGTCATCACCCCGGCGTATCCGTGCATGAACTCCTGCTACAACGTCTCCCACGCCACTCTACGGATCATCACGGAGCAGCTCGAGATCGGCCGCGTGACCAGCCAGGAGGTCGCTGAGTCCGGCGGCGCCCGCGGGTGGGAGGCGCTGTTCCAGCCGTTCCACTTCTTCAAGGCGTACAAGAGCTAcctgcaggtggacgtgaaggtcgccggaggaggagaggCAGATCTCCGGGAGTGGAAAGGGTGGGTGGAGTCGCGGCTGAGGCAGCTGGTGATCAGGGTCGAGATGGCCACGGCCGGCATGCTGCTCTGCCATCCCAACCCGCAAGCCTACGCCGCCAAGCCCGACGATCGGCACTGCACCGCAACCTTCTTCGTGGGTCTGTCCAAGCAGCAGCAGAAGCAGACCCAGGTGCAGTTCGACCTCCGTGCCACAACAGACGAGTTCAAGCAGGAGGTGTACATGTACGAGTTCTGGAGACCCGGGATGGAGCTCGAGGTCAAGCACGCTCGAAGGAAGGACCTGCCCTCCTACGTCATGGATCACATCCTCCTCCCGGCTGCAGGTCAACTCAAGAGGAAGCGCGCCCAAGATGATCCTTCGCCTTCGTCGTCCTCTGCGTCCGGTCACTCCGAGTCCAGCTCCAGCAGCAGGGACGTCAAGAGGGCGGCAGCAGCAGATAGAACCGGAGCGTCACCTGAGAGTAAGAGGCAAAGCTGCCCCGCCAGTATACTTCCCAGCGCTTCAGAGGACAGGGAGATGTCTGACAACAGATGA